One segment of Argiope bruennichi chromosome 11, qqArgBrue1.1, whole genome shotgun sequence DNA contains the following:
- the LOC129957681 gene encoding uncharacterized protein LOC129957681, producing MQQPEKETTEEESVKISKKRVLSCQKCKEQKENERMEKKTDVNIAVQQKPIPILDSMQLNQSKFNTMPSEWEEIAEDELLEADRKFALRCNAVSIEKMLISPAQELVQTDEQSGDCETFVVNQANMALQQRNETSTNFPKIIPKADGWGKTCDVSKDIVEVGEEQDQQRDVASMEVSQTPTKARPTPDETPNQEQVQREQMLKAAMANFFRQQNQIIVQQAEMPHQENTYSSNDSEEIQLHTGREILIPGESENNRVRKTVENVTQCYLEHVDGALEKFQGQKVDKTASCTEAKANVKTEYKATVLARVYDNEPEPSQPSKGYVTLRRPKSDNVTVRMQRSKEYISALPRRADSAIVGPQKTKDYVSLIPQELDLIAHSTKTKNSETVFSDDSCDATTKSGTTKDYVTLLPREEPAVTPQHSETKDYVTFQRPKSDTVAALTPFSKDYVTFNPCKSRYSAMDHQKTKDYVTVHPRELDNATTRLQKDGEIFIPQSEEDYTFVPSSQLKDYVVMIPVKKEEKATDVTASVSDAPTPEPPTHIFWPVRRFQEHSPAPETSKQVLVSAGSSQKAESVLEQEAHHHDTMRTRQLDGENDDAPTPEPPTHIFWPVRRFQEHSPAPETSKQVLVSAGSSQKAESVLEQEAHHRDTMRTRQLDGENDDFPLVPFDEDFEDVTESNTPNVQRNRILRAVLPYLPTEIHGFVQRIREHPMLQRKAFFKENISFCYGLLSGIIISTVLFFLITFILSRDDTGKSNVTSSN from the exons ATGCAGCAGCCAGAAAAAGAAACCACGGAAGAAGAGTCggtgaaaatatctaaaaaaagggTTTTATCCTGTCAAAAATGCAAAGAACAGAAAGAAAATGAGAGAATGGAGAAAAAGACAGATGTAAATATAGCAGTGCAACAAAAACCTATTCCGATACTGGATTCGAtgcaattaaatcaatcaaaatttaatacaatgcCCTCGGAATGGGAAGAAATTGCAGAGGATGAACTTTTGGAAGCAGACAGAAAGTTCGCTCTTCGTTGCAATGCTGtaagtatagaaaaaatgttaatttcccCGGCACAAGAATTAGTACAAACAGATGAGCAAAGCGGAGACTGTGAGACATTTGTTGTAAACCAGGCAAATATGGCACTCCAACAAAGAAATGAGACATCAACAAATTTCCCAAAAATTATTCCGAAGGCTGACGGTTGGGGCAAAACATGTGACGTATCAAAAGATATTGTAGAAGTCGGAGAAGAACAAGATCAACAAAGAGATGTAGCGTCAATGGAGGTCTCACAAACACCTACAAAAGCTAGACCAACCCCAGACGAAACGCCAAATCAAGAACAGGTACAGAGGGAACAAATGTTGAAGGCTGCTATGGCTAATTTTTTTCGTCAGCAAAACCAGATCATTGTGCAGCAAGCAGAAATGCCGCACCAAGAAAATACATATAGTTCTAATGACTCGGAAGAGATACAGCTTCATACAGGAAGAGAAATCTTAATTCCCGGAGAATCGGAAAATAATCGTGTACGAAAAACTGTAGAGAATGTCACTCAATGCTACTTGGAACACGTAGATGGTGCACTTGAGAAATTTCAGGGACAGAAAGTGGATAAAACAGCGAGTTGTACAGAAGCAAAAGCGAATGTAAAAACGGAGTATAAAGCGACAGTTCTTGCTCGTGTATATGATAATGAACCTGAACCTTCTCAGCCATCGAAAGGTTATGTAACTCTTCGTAGACCGAAATCGGACAATGTGACTGTTCGTATGCAGAGATCGAAAGAATATATATCTGCCCTTCCTCGGAGAGCGGATAGTGCAATAGTAGGTCCTCAGAAAACGAAAGATTACGTCTCTCTTATTCCTCAAGAACTGGATTTGATTGCTcattcaacaaaaacaaaaaacagcgAGACGGTTTTTTCTGATGATTCGTGTGATGCAACTACTAAGTCTGGAACAACAAAGGATTATGTGACTCTTCTTCCACGAGAAGAACCGGCCGTGACTCCACAGCATTCAGAAACAAAAGATTACGTTACTTTCCAACGTCCAAAATCGGATACTGTGGCTGCACTCACTCCATTTTCTAAAGATTACGTGACTTTTAATCCTTGCAAATCTCGCTATTCAGCTATGGATCATCAAAAGACAAAAGATTACGTGACTGTACATCCTAGAGAATTGGATAATGCGACTACACGTCTTCAAAAAGATGGTGAAATTTTTATTCCTCAAAGTGAGGAAGATTATACATTTGTGCCATCTTCCCAACTGAAAGATTATGTCGTCATGATTCCCGTTAAAAAGGAAGAGAAGGCTACTGATGTAACTGCATCTGTTTCAGACGCTCCTACACCAGAGCCACCAACTCATATATTTTGGCCAGTTCGACGTTTCCAAGAGCATTCACCTGCTCCAGAAACATCGAAACAAGTACTTGTGTCGGCTGGATCTTCGCAGAAAGCTGAATCTGTTCTAGAACAGGAAGCGCATCATCATGATACGATGCGAACTCGGCAACTAGATGGGGAAAACGATGACGCTCCTACACCAGAGCCACCAACCCATATATTTTGGCCAGTTCGACGTTTCCAAGAGCATTCACCTGCTCCAGAAACATCGAAACAAGTACTTGTGTCGGCTGGATCTTCGCAGAAAGCTGAATCTGTTCTAGAACAGGAAGCGCATCATCGTGATACGATGCGAACTCGGCAACTAGATGGGGAAAACGATGATTTTCCACTGGTGCCATTTGATGAAGACTTTGAGGATGTAACAGAAAGTAATACTCCAAATGTccaaagaaatagaattttaagagCAGTGTTGCCTTACCTACCaacag AAATACATGGATTTGTGCAAAGGATCCGTGAACACCCTATGCTACAAAGAAAGGCCTTTTTCAAGGAAAATATATCATTCTGCTACGGCTTGTTATCTGGTATTATAATATCTACAGTACTGTTTTtcttaataacatttatattaagtAGAGACGATACCGGCAAATCAAATGTTACCTCTTCAAATTAA